Below is a genomic region from Paenibacillus rhizovicinus.
GATAACAGACACAAGATAATAATAATGTCGAAAGAAGTCTATTATTTTTCCATATACAAGATTAATATATTGCAAAATAATAATTATCGAGCAAGCGGATTTCTTTATATATTCCTTCATACTCGCCTTACTCGGATGCAAATAAAAAAAACCGCCGGGCAGACACTCTTCTCAAAGTGTCCATCCGGCGGATTGCCATTTGGTTGTAACGAACGATTAAGTCGCTACGTCCCGTCTATTGAAGATGAGCCATGTGACGCCGACGAAGACGATATAGTACCCTGCCAGCACGGCAAGCGAGAAGCCCATCGTCATATTGTGCGCGTTTTCCTCGCTGCCCAGGTATTCCTTCAAATTCAAGTGCAGGAACAGCAGGTACTCCACCCATTTGTAATCCAGCATCGAGAGCAGTCCGCTCGCAATGATACCGAAGAAATAGATGAACATCGACAGCCCGATGGCGAGCCCGCCGCTGCGGAACAGCGTCGAGAGCATGAAGCTGAGCGTGACGATCATGATCAGTCCGATATAATCCAGCACATAGACCTGCATCATGTAGCTGAACGGACCGGAGCTGTTCATGACGCCAAGCGCTTCTTGCGCCGTCTTCGCGTCGCTCGTGCCGAACAGAATCAGGTTAAGCACGAACGAGCTCAGCAGCATCATGATGGACATGAGCAGCGCGAAGATCAGCAAGGCAATGTATTTGG
It encodes:
- a CDS encoding ABC transporter permease — encoded protein: MYNFLQLVRNENMKIYRRIGTWIMFGIILLIVVGVSILSKVFDEGGGSMWSVMNNIESFTYLLITIFTVVVSAESVAGEFSSGTIKLLLIRPWSRSKILLSKYIALLIFALLMSIMMLLSSFVLNLILFGTSDAKTAQEALGVMNSSGPFSYMMQVYVLDYIGLIMIVTLSFMLSTLFRSGGLAIGLSMFIYFFGIIASGLLSMLDYKWVEYLLFLHLNLKEYLGSEENAHNMTMGFSLAVLAGYYIVFVGVTWLIFNRRDVAT